A window of Bacillus toyonensis BCT-7112 genomic DNA:
ATATTGGATAATCAGTTTCAAAATTATACATAGAACGCTAGGGGGATTATTATGAAATCAACATTTTTTGCTCAAAATAGAGAACGATTAGCGAAAACATTACATGATGAATCGATTACGATTTTATTTGCTGGACAAGCACCTCATATGTCAGCAGATGCCCATTATAAATTTGTGCCGAATCGAAATTTTTACTATTTAACGGGAATCGATGAGCCCAATGTTATTTTCATGTTGAAAAAGTTTGGAAATGGTGTGGAAGAAACTCTTTTCATTGAAAAATCAGATCCAGTAATGGAAAAATGGGTCGGTAAAACAGTTTCTAAAGAAGATGCAGAACGAATTTCAGGCATACAAAAAGTTGTATATATAGATAGCTTTGAGAAGACAATGGCACATACACTTTTCGCAGAAAATGCGCAACATGTGTATTTAGATTTAGAGCGTCGTGAGTGGAAGGGTACTGAGACGAAAACGTTAGCGTTTGCTAAACATGTAAGAGAACAGTACCCACACATAACAATTGGTAATGTATACCCGGAAATTTGTGAATTACGAGTGTTTAAAACAGAGGAAGAAATTGAAATCATTAAAGAAGCAATTGCTGTAACGAAAGACGGTATTTACAATGTGTTAAAGCATGCAAAAGCAGACATGATGGAATATGAATTAGAAGCTCAGTTTGATTTCACACTGAAGTCATCTGGGATTAAGCATCATGCGTTCAATACAATTTTGGCAAGTGGGAAAAATGCAACAGTTCTTCATTATGAAGATAATGATGCACAAATTCAAAATGGTGATTTAGTACTGCTAGATTTAGGCGCTCAAAAAGACTATTATAACGCTGATATTAGTTATACTTTCCCGGCAAATGGAACATTCTCTAGTCGCCAAAAACAAATCTATAATATTGTATTAAAAGCATTGAAAGAAACAACAGAGATTATTAAGCCAGGCTTAAATTTTGCTGCATTAAATGAGCATACAAAAAAGGTACTAGCAGAAGAGTGTAAAGCTATTGGTTTAATTCAAGAAGATGAGGAACTATCTAAATATTATTATCATGGTGTCAGTCACTTTCTTGGTTTAGATACTCACGATGTTGGAACATACAAAGAAAGAGTATTAGAAGAAGGTATGGTTATTACGATTGAACCAGGTCTATATATTGAAGAAGAATCAATTGGTATTCGTATTGAAGATGATATCCTTGTAACAAAAGATGGCTATGAAAATTTGTCAAAAGATATCATTAGAACAGTTGAAGAGATTGAAGGGTTTATGAGTAACAATAATGTAAATGTAAAAGAAGATGAAGTTGTTACAAAATAATAGTTAGAAGAGGCGCTCAATTTTGGGTGCCTTTTTATTTTGCTCATTTTATATCTCCATATTTTCTTGAAAATTATCTTCTATAATAATCTTGAAAAAGAAAAAGGAGGGATTTTCTATGAAGGGATTTGTATTAACAGCAGTTACAGTCTCCGTAATATCTTTAATTGCTGCATGTTCTGCGACCACAAATAAAACAAATGATCATAAAAATATGAATGATAAAAAAACAACACAGACTGAAACGGCTACAAAGCCATTGAAAGTTGTAAAAGGGCCAGAAGTTACTTTAGTAGCGAAAGAAGAAAAACAAAAGCTAAGTAGCGGTGTTATTGTTCCAGTCTGGACATTTAATGGTTCATCCCCGGGTCCGGAAATTAGGGTGAAAAAAGGTGAAAAGGTTAAAGTGACATTAAAAAATGAATTACCTGCACCAGTATCTATTCATTGGCATGGGTATCCTGTCCCAAATAACATGGATGGAATTCCAGGCGTGACACAAGATGCGGTTGAATCAGGAAAAAGTTTCACCTATGAATTTGAAGCGAACGTACCAGGAACGTATTGGTATCATTCACATCAAGATTCTGTAAATCAACTAGATAGAGGCTTATATGGTGCTCTTATTGTAGAGGATACAAATGAAAAGTATGATAAAGATTACACGTTAATGTTAGATGAATGGATAACAGATAAAGAAGAAATTAATAAGCAGTTAAAAGAAATGACAAAAGCGCAAAAAGGTAATAAATCTAAGGATAATGAAAATGCAAAAAAGAATGATGATATGAAAGGCATGGATCATTCAGGTATGAACATGGGGAGTGATAAAAAAGACTCTGGTAATATGGCAGGAATGGACCATGGAAATATGAAGATGGAAGGTCATGATATGGGTATGTATAACTTATTCACAATCAATGGTAAAAGCGGTGATTTAGTAGAGCCGTTAAAATTGAAAAAGGGTGATAAAGTTCGTCTTCGACTCGTTGATACTGGTTATCTATCACATGATATACACGTTCACGGTCATGATATAAAAGTAGTTGCGACAGATGGTCAACCAATAAACGATCCAAAAGCTATAAAGGATAAGGTAATTTCAATCGCACCGGGTGAACGTTATGATGTTGAATTTACTGCTAACAATCCTGGGAAATGGTATGTTGAAGACCATTCAGCAAATAAAAGTGCAAAAGGAATGAAAATCATTATTGAATATGAAGGTAGTAAAGAGATGAAAGACAGAGCAAATGAAAAAGAAAAACTACCGAAATTAGATATGACGAAATATGGTGAGAAAAAATTAGGTAATTTCACACTAGAGCAGCAGTATACTGCCACATATAATATGGACTTGAATACGAAAATGAATGGAAATGAAATGGTTTATACAATTAACGGAAAAGTATTTC
This region includes:
- a CDS encoding multicopper oxidase family protein; the protein is MKGFVLTAVTVSVISLIAACSATTNKTNDHKNMNDKKTTQTETATKPLKVVKGPEVTLVAKEEKQKLSSGVIVPVWTFNGSSPGPEIRVKKGEKVKVTLKNELPAPVSIHWHGYPVPNNMDGIPGVTQDAVESGKSFTYEFEANVPGTYWYHSHQDSVNQLDRGLYGALIVEDTNEKYDKDYTLMLDEWITDKEEINKQLKEMTKAQKGNKSKDNENAKKNDDMKGMDHSGMNMGSDKKDSGNMAGMDHGNMKMEGHDMGMYNLFTINGKSGDLVEPLKLKKGDKVRLRLVDTGYLSHDIHVHGHDIKVVATDGQPINDPKAIKDKVISIAPGERYDVEFTANNPGKWYVEDHSANKSAKGMKIIIEYEGSKEMKDRANEKEKLPKLDMTKYGEKKLGNFTLEQQYTATYNMDLNTKMNGNEMVYTINGKVFPDIDPILVKKGDLVKVKLVNRSKRDDHPMHLHGHFFQVLSKDGKPIEGSPIVKDTLNLKLGEEYEVAFVADNPGEWMFHCHDLHHASAGMVTEVKYTDYTSDYVPNPNIPNKPE
- a CDS encoding aminopeptidase P family protein; its protein translation is MKSTFFAQNRERLAKTLHDESITILFAGQAPHMSADAHYKFVPNRNFYYLTGIDEPNVIFMLKKFGNGVEETLFIEKSDPVMEKWVGKTVSKEDAERISGIQKVVYIDSFEKTMAHTLFAENAQHVYLDLERREWKGTETKTLAFAKHVREQYPHITIGNVYPEICELRVFKTEEEIEIIKEAIAVTKDGIYNVLKHAKADMMEYELEAQFDFTLKSSGIKHHAFNTILASGKNATVLHYEDNDAQIQNGDLVLLDLGAQKDYYNADISYTFPANGTFSSRQKQIYNIVLKALKETTEIIKPGLNFAALNEHTKKVLAEECKAIGLIQEDEELSKYYYHGVSHFLGLDTHDVGTYKERVLEEGMVITIEPGLYIEEESIGIRIEDDILVTKDGYENLSKDIIRTVEEIEGFMSNNNVNVKEDEVVTK